One window of the Vicinamibacterales bacterium genome contains the following:
- a CDS encoding VOC family protein produces MEQTIATLIKDFETGKMDRRQLIKSLAALALAGSAAPVAAAAADKAPWKTVHLDHISYAVTDYKKSAEWYAGLMGWEIKNDNGRNQATLKIGDVGEIIIRNNRRPDGGATPSGPGQGAQAANRPPVTGVINHVSYGIEPWNTDAVKAELTRRGLNPREDFVGDNFRSFHVYDPDGWDLQISNQTKND; encoded by the coding sequence ATGGAACAGACGATCGCCACGCTCATCAAGGACTTCGAGACCGGCAAGATGGATCGGCGGCAGCTGATCAAGAGCCTCGCGGCGCTGGCCCTGGCCGGATCGGCGGCGCCGGTCGCCGCCGCCGCCGCCGACAAGGCGCCGTGGAAGACCGTGCACCTCGATCACATCTCGTACGCCGTCACCGACTACAAGAAGAGCGCGGAGTGGTACGCCGGCCTGATGGGATGGGAGATCAAGAACGACAACGGCCGGAACCAGGCCACGCTGAAGATCGGCGACGTCGGCGAGATCATCATCCGCAACAACCGCCGCCCCGACGGCGGCGCCACGCCGTCCGGGCCCGGGCAGGGCGCGCAGGCGGCGAACCGGCCGCCGGTGACGGGCGTCATCAACCACGTCTCGTACGGCATCGAGCCCTGGAACACCGACGCCGTGAAGGCGGAGCTGACGCGCCGCGGCCTCAACCCGCGCGAGGACTTCGTGGGCGACAACTTCAGGAGCTTCCACGTCTACGATCCCGACGGCTGGGACCTGCAGATCAGCAACCAGACCAAGAACGACTAG
- a CDS encoding ATP-binding protein: protein MRPEPHRPSRVVLPWLVRLRWASLAGLAAVFAATPLLGIEVPGAPIALLLAGLAATNVVLALQLRSPEPSRTVIGWSLLLDGALLTGILYYAGGPMNPISVVYLVGITLAAVTLGHRWALVVSAVSIGAYALTFFWYEPLQFTDDRSTQYTLTLHLAGMWVALSAAAALIAYFVGRVSEALEQRETELIAARVQAERSERLAALLALGAGAAHELATPLSSVRTLVGELERTMAAGETAPAESREMLRVMRREIDRCTHVLDQLSGRATPASAADTEVDPASLADEVRRRLGDARGARLDVVLPHAPRPIAAPAEPLRQVVVALLQNAFDASAPGQHVALSVDQSRGVRLEIVDHGHGMSDELSARIGEPFVTTKPQGTGLGLGLFLARAFAEQMGGALHVHSVMGQGTSVVLELPAA from the coding sequence TTGCGCCCCGAGCCCCACCGGCCCTCCCGAGTCGTCCTGCCCTGGCTCGTGCGCCTCCGGTGGGCGTCGCTCGCGGGTCTCGCGGCGGTGTTCGCGGCCACGCCGCTCCTGGGCATCGAGGTGCCCGGGGCGCCCATCGCGCTGCTGCTGGCGGGGCTGGCGGCCACCAACGTGGTCCTCGCCCTGCAGCTCAGGTCCCCCGAGCCGAGCCGGACCGTGATCGGCTGGTCGCTGCTGCTGGACGGCGCCCTCCTGACCGGCATCCTGTACTACGCGGGCGGGCCGATGAACCCGATCAGCGTCGTGTACCTGGTCGGCATCACGCTGGCCGCGGTGACGCTCGGCCACCGCTGGGCGCTGGTCGTCTCGGCCGTGTCCATCGGCGCCTACGCGCTCACCTTCTTCTGGTACGAGCCGCTCCAGTTCACCGACGACCGCTCCACGCAGTACACGCTCACGCTCCACCTGGCCGGCATGTGGGTGGCCCTGTCGGCGGCGGCGGCCCTCATCGCGTACTTCGTCGGGCGGGTCTCCGAAGCGCTCGAACAACGGGAAACGGAGCTGATCGCCGCGCGGGTCCAGGCCGAACGCAGCGAGCGGCTGGCCGCGCTGCTGGCCCTGGGTGCCGGCGCGGCCCACGAACTGGCCACCCCGCTCAGCTCCGTCCGCACGCTGGTCGGCGAACTGGAGCGCACGATGGCGGCGGGCGAGACCGCGCCGGCCGAGTCGCGGGAGATGCTGCGGGTGATGCGCCGGGAGATCGACCGGTGCACCCACGTCCTGGACCAGCTGAGCGGACGCGCCACGCCGGCGTCGGCGGCCGACACCGAGGTCGATCCCGCGTCCCTCGCCGACGAGGTCCGGCGCCGCCTCGGCGACGCGCGCGGCGCGCGGCTCGACGTGGTCCTGCCCCACGCGCCCCGTCCCATCGCGGCCCCGGCCGAGCCGCTCCGGCAGGTGGTGGTCGCCCTCCTCCAGAACGCCTTCGACGCGTCCGCGCCCGGCCAGCACGTCGCGCTGAGCGTGGACCAGTCGCGGGGCGTCCGTCTCGAGATCGTGGACCACGGCCACGGCATGTCCGACGAGCTGTCGGCCAGGATCGGGGAACCGTTCGTCACGACCAAGCCGCAGGGCACGGGCCTCGGCCTGGGCCTGTTCCTGGCGCGCGCCTTCGCCGAGCAGATGGGGGGCGCCCTCCACGTGCACTCGGTGATGGGCCAGGGCACCTCCGTCGTGCTGGAGCTGCCCGCGGCATGA
- a CDS encoding copper chaperone PCu(A)C encodes MILRRLSFLAAAAVLTTGALASAQTPAVTVHDAWVRQPMGGRDMTGAFAVVENTGNAPRSIVAASSDLSDKVELHEMKNENGMMRMSPVKKMDVPAQGRLELKPGSFHVMLFEIKKRPAPGDKVRLTLTLDDGTTVTTEAQVRAPGSMQ; translated from the coding sequence ATGATCCTGCGTCGTCTCTCGTTCCTTGCGGCCGCCGCCGTCCTCACGACCGGCGCGCTCGCCTCGGCCCAGACCCCCGCCGTGACCGTGCACGACGCCTGGGTGCGGCAGCCGATGGGCGGCCGCGACATGACGGGGGCCTTCGCCGTCGTCGAGAACACGGGCAACGCGCCGCGGTCGATCGTGGCCGCGTCGTCGGATCTCTCCGACAAGGTCGAACTGCACGAGATGAAGAACGAGAACGGCATGATGCGCATGTCGCCGGTGAAGAAGATGGACGTGCCCGCGCAGGGCCGCCTCGAGCTGAAGCCGGGCTCGTTCCACGTGATGCTGTTCGAGATCAAGAAGCGGCCGGCCCCCGGCGACAAGGTGCGGCTCACCCTGACGCTCGACGACGGCACCACGGTGACCACCGAGGCGCAGGTGCGCGCGCCGGGGTCGATGCAGTGA
- a CDS encoding serine hydrolase: MLRRDFLALASVPALHFPAASVRPARRGAARRDPRFEAVAELAAAKMQAYGVPGVGLGVLADGEVTLRGLGVTDHDDPRPITDDTLFTIASISKTVTATALMKLVQDGRVDLRAPIQRYVPGFRVVDDEASRTVSLWHCLTHTPGWEGQLTTEDRGAGALAHFAGTIMPTLPQLAPPGRVWSYNNAGFALTGRLIEVVTGKSIHDALRDLVVAPLGLTRTVTRLTDAMTRRLTLGHRTRGGAVEVIRPFQTTSSTTAGGVLTSIADAMRYARFHLGDGRTAEGTPHVSRALLELMQTAQVPKNATTDEMGAGWHVRTLGGVKTVAHGGTLNGHCLLLQLVPARNLAFCVFTNHVDGWRLVQDVEAAILKSYAGLALDPGQRIGHRGVNEAMTFHARPLAVQPPLDAYAGTYRRPPVGTVLVRRDADHLVVAVGDGQPDAPLVFYGPDVAYATGGQYVGMPYEFIREAGGRIRWIRVNGRIARRDA, from the coding sequence ATGCTGCGACGCGACTTCCTCGCGCTGGCGTCCGTGCCCGCGCTGCACTTCCCGGCCGCCTCCGTCCGCCCCGCCCGCCGCGGCGCCGCCCGGCGCGACCCGCGCTTCGAGGCCGTCGCCGAACTCGCGGCCGCGAAGATGCAGGCCTACGGCGTCCCCGGCGTCGGCCTGGGGGTCCTGGCCGACGGCGAGGTGACGCTCCGGGGCCTCGGCGTGACCGACCACGACGACCCCCGGCCCATCACCGACGACACCCTCTTCACGATCGCGTCGATCTCCAAGACGGTCACGGCCACGGCGCTGATGAAGCTGGTGCAGGACGGCCGCGTGGACCTGCGCGCGCCGATTCAGCGCTACGTGCCGGGGTTCCGTGTCGTCGACGACGAGGCGAGCCGCACCGTCTCGCTGTGGCACTGCCTGACGCACACGCCGGGTTGGGAGGGCCAGCTCACGACCGAAGACCGCGGCGCGGGCGCCCTCGCGCACTTCGCCGGCACGATCATGCCGACGCTGCCGCAGCTGGCGCCGCCGGGACGTGTGTGGAGCTACAACAACGCGGGCTTCGCCCTGACCGGGCGCCTCATCGAGGTGGTGACCGGGAAGAGCATCCACGACGCGCTTCGCGACCTGGTCGTCGCGCCGCTCGGCCTCACGCGCACCGTGACGCGCCTCACGGATGCCATGACGCGGCGGCTCACGCTGGGCCATCGGACGCGCGGCGGCGCCGTCGAGGTCATCCGGCCCTTCCAGACCACGTCGAGCACCACGGCCGGCGGCGTCCTCACCTCCATCGCCGACGCGATGCGCTACGCGCGGTTCCACCTGGGCGACGGCCGCACCGCCGAGGGCACGCCGCACGTCTCACGCGCGCTCCTGGAGCTGATGCAGACGGCGCAGGTCCCCAAGAACGCGACCACCGACGAGATGGGCGCGGGCTGGCACGTCCGCACGCTGGGCGGCGTGAAGACCGTGGCCCATGGCGGCACCCTGAACGGGCACTGCCTGCTCCTGCAGCTCGTGCCCGCGCGGAACCTGGCGTTCTGTGTCTTCACGAATCACGTGGACGGCTGGCGGCTGGTGCAGGACGTGGAGGCCGCGATCCTGAAGAGCTACGCCGGCCTGGCGCTCGATCCTGGGCAGCGGATCGGGCATCGCGGCGTGAACGAGGCGATGACGTTCCATGCCCGGCCACTGGCCGTCCAGCCGCCGCTCGACGCGTATGCCGGCACCTACCGCCGTCCGCCGGTCGGCACGGTCCTGGTCCGGCGGGACGCGGATCACCTCGTCGTGGCCGTGGGCGACGGCCAGCCCGACGCGCCGCTCGTGTTCTACGGCCCGGACGTCGCCTACGCGACGGGCGGCCAGTACGTCGGGATGCCGTATGAGTTCATCCGGGAGGCGGGCGGCCGGATCCGCTGGATCCGCGTGAACGGGCGCATCGCCCGGCGCGACGCCTGA
- a CDS encoding NADPH-dependent FMN reductase: protein MNAIRPLDIPVILGTTRQGRASAHAARLLADLLNRRRGVRSRLIDIAAVPTPVNDAGEAIKDAAFAAAMQAADGLVIVAPEYNHSFPGLLKHVLDSCLSEYIHKAVGLVGVSSGPFAGIRVVQGLLPVMRELGLVTIFWDINIGQVGTVFAEDGRLLDEAFVRRSDRFIRELLWMAKVLRMGREQVSIDDEAAEAVPPMPCPACGTPMTHHADKTVPASGTDTEVAVAAAMACGSCGAGATTVTLAPATDVPA, encoded by the coding sequence ATGAATGCCATCCGGCCGCTCGACATCCCCGTCATCCTCGGCACGACGCGCCAGGGCCGCGCCAGCGCGCACGCGGCGCGGCTCCTGGCCGACCTCCTGAACCGTCGCCGCGGCGTGAGAAGCCGGCTCATCGACATCGCGGCGGTGCCCACGCCCGTGAACGACGCCGGCGAGGCCATCAAGGACGCGGCCTTCGCCGCCGCCATGCAGGCCGCCGACGGGCTCGTCATCGTCGCGCCGGAATACAACCACAGCTTTCCCGGCCTGCTGAAGCACGTGCTGGATTCCTGCCTGAGCGAGTACATCCACAAGGCCGTCGGCCTGGTCGGCGTCTCGTCGGGTCCCTTCGCCGGCATCCGCGTCGTCCAGGGCCTGCTCCCGGTGATGCGGGAGCTGGGGCTCGTGACGATCTTCTGGGACATCAACATCGGGCAGGTCGGCACGGTGTTCGCCGAGGACGGCCGGCTGCTCGACGAGGCGTTCGTGCGGCGGTCGGACCGCTTCATCCGCGAGCTCCTCTGGATGGCGAAGGTGCTCAGGATGGGACGCGAGCAGGTGAGCATCGACGACGAGGCCGCCGAAGCGGTCCCGCCGATGCCGTGCCCGGCGTGCGGCACGCCGATGACGCACCACGCGGACAAGACGGTACCCGCCTCCGGCACCGACACCGAGGTGGCGGTGGCCGCCGCGATGGCCTGCGGCAGCTGCGGCGCCGGCGCGACGACCGTGACGCTGGCGCCAGCCACCGACGTGCCCGCGTAG
- a CDS encoding nuclear transport factor 2 family protein: protein MFTSIETSWLTVSGLLAAPVAAVLGVASAQPPDDAAAIRAARAASNAAIAAHDVAGIARHWLPDVHIVTSTSTQGTGPEVNGQRMAQQFQRRPDTVYVRTPSTIDVFGAWNVASERGEWTGRWTEPDGVVDVGGTYLAQWRKVDGTWRIQAELFVPTRCRGSKYCAGHP, encoded by the coding sequence GTGTTCACGTCAATCGAGACGTCGTGGCTGACCGTGTCGGGGCTGCTGGCCGCGCCCGTCGCGGCCGTCCTGGGCGTGGCGAGCGCGCAGCCGCCGGACGACGCCGCGGCCATCCGCGCCGCGCGCGCCGCGTCGAACGCCGCAATCGCCGCGCACGACGTGGCCGGCATCGCCCGCCACTGGCTGCCCGACGTGCACATCGTCACGTCCACCAGCACGCAGGGCACGGGGCCGGAGGTGAACGGCCAGCGCATGGCGCAGCAGTTCCAGCGCCGCCCCGATACGGTCTACGTGCGCACGCCGTCGACGATCGACGTCTTCGGCGCGTGGAACGTCGCCTCGGAACGGGGCGAGTGGACGGGACGGTGGACCGAGCCGGACGGCGTCGTGGACGTCGGCGGCACCTACCTGGCGCAGTGGCGGAAGGTGGACGGCACGTGGCGCATCCAGGCGGAGCTGTTCGTGCCGACGCGGTGCCGCGGCTCGAAGTACTGCGCCGGCCATCCCTGA
- a CDS encoding cytochrome c: MKAGAGITGFFGLAAGLVLAAACNPAPRPVPVETAVDGKTLYAENGCGSCHGPLGRGDGPISGTLDPRPTDFQESGAFVTGLTVEAVAATIADGIQLHAAPGVPSDHRQGMPRFPHLSDTERQSLARYVLSLRDPSH, encoded by the coding sequence GTGAAGGCAGGCGCCGGCATCACTGGATTCTTCGGGCTCGCGGCGGGCCTCGTTCTCGCCGCCGCCTGCAACCCGGCGCCTCGGCCCGTTCCCGTGGAGACCGCCGTCGACGGCAAGACGCTGTACGCCGAGAACGGCTGCGGCAGCTGTCACGGCCCGCTCGGCCGCGGCGACGGGCCGATCAGCGGCACCCTGGACCCGCGGCCCACGGACTTCCAGGAATCGGGCGCATTCGTGACGGGCCTGACCGTCGAGGCCGTCGCGGCGACGATTGCCGACGGCATCCAGCTGCACGCGGCGCCCGGCGTGCCCTCCGATCACCGGCAGGGCATGCCGCGGTTCCCCCACCTGTCGGACACCGAGCGCCAGTCCCTGGCGCGCTACGTGCTGTCGCTCCGCGACCCGTCTCACTAG
- a CDS encoding response regulator: MKDRMQPTILVVEDDAVFRSVLVTALEQRGYDAVGVADGQGALAAARADSPEMAVVDLRLPDMSGLDVVRELKAIDQTTAVVVLTGYGSIATALEAIRLGAAHYLTKPTDADRILDAFRRGLDARPRDLPMDTPSLARVEWEHIQRVLADCGGNISEAARALSMHRRSLQRKLAKYPTPK; the protein is encoded by the coding sequence ATGAAGGACCGGATGCAGCCGACGATCCTGGTCGTCGAGGACGACGCCGTCTTCCGCTCGGTGCTCGTCACGGCGCTCGAGCAGCGTGGCTACGACGCGGTGGGTGTGGCCGACGGACAGGGAGCGCTCGCGGCCGCCCGCGCCGACAGCCCGGAGATGGCCGTCGTCGATCTCCGGCTGCCGGACATGTCCGGCCTCGACGTGGTCCGGGAACTCAAGGCCATCGACCAGACGACGGCCGTCGTCGTGCTCACGGGGTACGGCAGCATCGCCACGGCCCTCGAGGCCATCCGCCTCGGCGCCGCGCACTATCTCACCAAGCCGACCGACGCCGACCGCATCCTCGACGCGTTCCGCCGCGGCCTCGACGCCCGCCCGCGCGATCTCCCCATGGACACGCCGTCGCTGGCCCGCGTGGAGTGGGAGCACATCCAGCGGGTCCTCGCCGACTGCGGAGGCAACATCTCCGAGGCGGCGCGCGCGCTCTCGATGCACCGCCGCTCCCTGCAGCGCAAGCTCGCCAAGTACCCGACGCCGAAGTAG
- a CDS encoding nuclear transport factor 2 family protein: MALDDVRKASEQFYSALNRMVNGDARALADIWAHDPDVTTLHPIGGRQIGWDDVRGSWEAVARLSTEGRVALEEQHLLLAGDMACEVGVENGTLKLAGHLINIGHNRVTNVYRRGTQGWKIVHHHTDMSPAMVDILRTVQRSQ, from the coding sequence ATGGCACTGGACGACGTCCGCAAGGCCTCGGAGCAGTTCTACTCGGCACTGAACCGCATGGTGAACGGCGATGCCCGCGCGCTGGCCGACATCTGGGCCCACGACCCGGACGTCACCACGCTGCACCCGATTGGCGGCCGTCAGATCGGCTGGGACGACGTGCGCGGTTCCTGGGAGGCGGTGGCGCGGCTCTCGACCGAAGGCAGGGTCGCGCTGGAGGAACAGCACCTCCTCCTCGCCGGCGACATGGCGTGCGAGGTGGGCGTGGAGAACGGCACGCTCAAGCTCGCGGGCCATCTGATCAACATCGGGCACAACCGCGTCACGAACGTCTACCGCCGCGGCACGCAGGGCTGGAAGATCGTCCACCACCACACCGACATGTCGCCGGCGATGGTGGACATCCTGCGAACCGTCCAGCGCTCGCAGTAG
- a CDS encoding SCO family protein, whose protein sequence is MSVGQGFRRAACALALAALTAAAGCTRTPAVERLPVLPIGGDFALTDHDGQPFTLASQRGKIILIFFGYSSCPDACPTTLSKLATVARRLGDDKGRMRTLYISVDPDRDTPPVLKADLANFALDALGLTGTKEAIDTVVAQYGAAYEIVPTPESAAKYTVSHTTTVFALDAQGRVRKTFAYEATVDEIVEGIRAILAQPA, encoded by the coding sequence GTGAGCGTCGGCCAGGGATTCCGCCGGGCCGCGTGCGCACTGGCGCTTGCGGCGCTGACCGCGGCGGCCGGCTGCACCCGAACGCCGGCCGTCGAGCGCCTGCCGGTCCTGCCCATCGGCGGCGACTTCGCGCTCACCGACCACGACGGCCAGCCGTTCACGCTGGCGTCCCAGCGCGGCAAGATCATCCTGATCTTCTTCGGCTACAGCTCGTGCCCCGATGCCTGCCCCACCACCCTGTCGAAGCTCGCCACCGTGGCCCGCAGGCTCGGGGACGACAAGGGCCGGATGCGGACGCTCTACATCTCGGTGGATCCGGACCGCGACACGCCGCCGGTGCTGAAGGCGGACCTCGCCAACTTCGCGCTGGACGCCCTGGGACTGACCGGCACGAAGGAGGCCATCGACACGGTGGTGGCCCAGTACGGCGCGGCCTACGAGATCGTGCCCACGCCGGAGTCGGCGGCGAAGTACACGGTGTCGCACACGACGACGGTGTTCGCGCTGGATGCCCAGGGGCGGGTCCGCAAGACGTTCGCCTACGAGGCCACGGTGGACGAGATCGTGGAGGGCATCCGCGCGATCCTGGCTCAGCCGGCCTAG
- a CDS encoding winged helix-turn-helix domain-containing protein → MIDHPERRHADGIHAVPRTGALRLAVGGTVLVFDPGAREIVGPDGRRTRLAAKPSLVLQALVDRAGEVVTRDALRRILWPDGTWVDFDNNLNSAVATVRQALGDSARDARCLETIPKVGYRLLASVVPVVPPPVAEPPAAPEAGAAAAAPPRARWRGYPRAWSAAVAVAVLLAGAAWWSRGPQAPPAASSPVPAARAAFERGLYLRGRARARHDDAAALADARDAFHAAVLADAGFADAFAEEADTLVDMSFAGGRPFVQGMREARVAAGRALALDPGNKVAARVTGTTTLFLEWDFAAARQWLDRSAASGEDARTAMAMATWLAAAGDAAGAVEAAERAVALDPAAWYVRADLAMFYLAADRPADAAESARQVLQVEPAFAPAHAYALIACERQGRLSDAADHARALLRASGAGMEDVTRITGLDDLGAVAAWRAWDLARLERAAEGRRADYALPLALRLAAAGDHAGAITALRDALDHGQALLVFLRAYPELAGLHGRPDFEALVRQVAAGRPGTEPPSTE, encoded by the coding sequence GTGATCGACCATCCCGAACGACGCCACGCCGACGGCATCCACGCCGTGCCGCGGACCGGGGCGCTCCGCCTGGCCGTCGGCGGCACGGTGCTCGTGTTCGATCCGGGAGCCCGCGAAATCGTCGGGCCGGACGGCCGGCGCACCCGCCTGGCCGCGAAGCCGTCGCTCGTGCTACAGGCCCTCGTGGATCGGGCCGGCGAGGTGGTGACGCGCGATGCGCTGCGACGCATCCTCTGGCCGGACGGCACCTGGGTGGATTTCGACAACAACCTGAACAGCGCCGTGGCGACCGTGCGCCAGGCGCTGGGCGACTCGGCCAGGGACGCGCGGTGTCTCGAGACGATTCCCAAGGTCGGGTACCGTCTCCTCGCGTCGGTCGTGCCCGTGGTACCGCCGCCCGTGGCGGAGCCACCGGCGGCTCCAGAGGCAGGCGCGGCGGCCGCGGCGCCGCCGCGAGCGCGCTGGCGGGGGTATCCGCGGGCCTGGAGCGCGGCCGTGGCGGTCGCGGTGCTCCTGGCGGGTGCGGCGTGGTGGAGCCGCGGTCCGCAGGCCCCTCCTGCCGCATCGTCGCCGGTCCCGGCCGCGCGCGCGGCCTTCGAACGCGGCCTGTACCTCCGGGGCCGCGCCCGCGCGCGGCATGACGATGCCGCCGCCCTGGCGGACGCGCGCGACGCCTTCCACGCGGCCGTGCTCGCCGACGCGGGCTTCGCGGACGCGTTCGCCGAGGAGGCCGACACGCTGGTCGACATGAGCTTCGCGGGCGGGCGGCCCTTCGTCCAGGGCATGCGCGAGGCGCGCGTCGCGGCCGGCCGGGCGCTGGCGCTCGATCCCGGGAACAAGGTCGCCGCGCGCGTGACGGGCACGACGACCCTTTTTCTGGAGTGGGACTTCGCCGCCGCGCGCCAGTGGCTGGACCGCTCGGCCGCCAGCGGCGAGGACGCCCGCACGGCGATGGCGATGGCGACGTGGCTCGCGGCCGCCGGCGACGCGGCCGGAGCGGTCGAGGCCGCCGAGCGGGCGGTCGCCCTCGATCCGGCCGCCTGGTACGTCCGCGCGGACCTGGCGATGTTCTACCTGGCGGCGGACCGGCCCGCCGACGCGGCGGAGAGCGCGCGACAGGTGCTGCAGGTGGAACCGGCGTTCGCCCCGGCGCACGCCTACGCGCTCATCGCCTGCGAGCGGCAGGGCCGGCTGTCGGACGCGGCGGACCACGCGCGAGCCCTGCTTCGCGCGAGCGGCGCCGGGATGGAGGACGTGACGCGCATCACCGGGCTCGACGATTTGGGCGCCGTGGCCGCGTGGCGCGCGTGGGATCTCGCCCGTCTCGAGCGGGCCGCCGAGGGCCGGCGGGCCGACTACGCCCTGCCGCTGGCCCTGCGCCTGGCCGCCGCCGGTGACCACGCCGGCGCCATCACGGCCCTTCGCGACGCGCTGGACCACGGGCAGGCGCTGCTCGTGTTCCTGCGCGCGTACCCCGAGCTGGCCGGGCTGCACGGACGGCCCGACTTCGAGGCGCTGGTCCGCCAGGTCGCCGCCGGACGTCCGGGCACGGAGCCGCCGTCGACGGAGTGA